From Enterobacteriaceae endosymbiont of Donacia simplex, one genomic window encodes:
- the murA gene encoding UDP-N-acetylglucosamine 1-carboxyvinyltransferase: MDKFIIKGPVKLKGEVNISGSKNAALPILFSSLLIKEIIEIKNIPKLKDIDVTIKLLLNLGVKIKNGKSLIINTSNLYTNFNFPENLIKSIRASIWLISPLLVRFKKINISLPGGCSIGMRPIDLHIKYLQKLGANIYIKNNRIIASINKKFMGSHIIMKKNSVGATISIILAAIYAKNVTIIDNAAKEPEIKDLINFLNTMGANIKGGGTNQIIIKGVLKLKGGIYTIMDDRIETGTFLVAAAISKGYILCKNTNPKNLKIILKKLKHTGAKIKTGKNWCSINMNNKKPKAVNIITGPYPNFPTDMQPQFTLLNCISLGKSIVQETIFENRFLYINELIKMGAKIFIKKNKVFCQGIKSLYSAKIKATDLRASISLVLAGCIAKGKTIVNNVDYIDRGYENIESKLISLGAKIKRLKNK; this comes from the coding sequence ATGGATAAATTTATAATAAAAGGTCCAGTAAAATTAAAAGGAGAAGTTAATATTTCTGGATCTAAAAATGCAGCCTTACCTATTTTATTTTCTTCCCTTTTAATAAAAGAAATAATAGAAATTAAAAATATTCCTAAATTAAAAGATATAGATGTAACGATAAAATTACTTTTAAATTTAGGAGTAAAAATTAAAAATGGTAAATCATTAATAATTAATACAAGTAACTTATATACTAATTTTAATTTTCCTGAAAATTTAATAAAATCTATTAGAGCTTCTATTTGGTTAATTAGTCCTTTATTAGTACGTTTTAAAAAAATAAATATATCTTTACCAGGAGGTTGTTCTATTGGTATGAGACCTATTGATTTACATATTAAATATTTACAAAAATTAGGTGCTAATATTTATATTAAAAATAATCGTATTATTGCATCTATAAATAAAAAATTTATGGGTTCTCATATAATAATGAAAAAAAATAGTGTAGGAGCTACAATTAGTATTATTTTAGCTGCAATTTATGCTAAAAATGTAACTATTATTGATAATGCAGCTAAAGAACCAGAAATAAAAGATTTAATTAATTTTTTAAATACTATGGGTGCTAATATAAAAGGAGGTGGGACTAATCAAATAATAATTAAAGGTGTTTTAAAATTAAAAGGAGGTATTTATACTATAATGGATGATAGAATAGAAACAGGTACTTTTTTAGTAGCTGCTGCAATTTCTAAAGGATATATTTTATGTAAAAATACTAATCCTAAAAATTTAAAAATAATTTTAAAAAAATTAAAACATACAGGAGCAAAAATTAAAACAGGAAAAAATTGGTGTAGTATTAATATGAATAATAAAAAACCAAAAGCTGTAAATATTATAACTGGACCATATCCTAATTTTCCTACAGACATGCAACCTCAATTTACATTGTTAAATTGTATTTCTTTAGGTAAAAGTATAGTACAAGAAACTATTTTTGAAAATCGTTTTCTATATATAAATGAATTAATTAAAATGGGAGCAAAAATTTTTATAAAAAAGAATAAAGTTTTTTGTCAAGGAATAAAATCACTATATAGTGCAAAAATTAAAGCCACTGATCTAAGAGCATCGATAAGTTTAGTATTAGCTGGATGTATTGCCAAAGGAAAAACAATTGTTAATAATGTTGATTATATTGATCGTGGATATGAAAATATAGAAAGTAAATTAATTTCTTTAGGCGCAAAAATTAAAAGATTAAAAAATAAATAA
- the rpsI gene encoding 30S ribosomal protein S9: MKKNNYDYNATGRRKSSSARVFIKKGIGNISINKKNINVFFPRKAHYIMIMKPLKLIKMDNKLDVYITVKGGGNSGQAGAIRHGITRALIKYDNFFRKNFKKQGFITRDDRKVERKKVGFKKARRSPQFSKR; encoded by the coding sequence ATGAAAAAAAATAACTATGATTATAATGCGACAGGAAGAAGAAAAAGTTCCTCTGCTAGAGTATTTATAAAAAAAGGTATTGGAAATATTTCTATTAATAAAAAAAATATAAATGTTTTTTTTCCTAGAAAAGCACATTATATTATGATAATGAAACCTTTAAAATTAATAAAAATGGATAATAAATTAGATGTATATATTACAGTTAAAGGAGGTGGAAATTCAGGACAAGCAGGAGCAATTAGACATGGAATTACAAGAGCTTTAATAAAATATGATAATTTTTTTAGAAAAAATTTTAAAAAACAAGGTTTTATAACTCGTGATGATAGAAAAGTAGAACGTAAAAAAGTAGGTTTTAAAAAAGCTAGACGTAGTCCTCAATTTTCTAAACGTTAA
- the rplM gene encoding 50S ribosomal protein L13, translating to MSILLKKKVYRQWYLINAKNKILGRLSSIIAHYLMGKHKISYSPHLDIGDYIIIINANKIKITGNKKKDKIYFSHSGYSGGLKKISFEKLMIKDPCKIIQHSVKGMLPKNKIGLLMLNRLKIYSGIIHNHIAQKNILNI from the coding sequence ATGAGTATTTTATTAAAAAAAAAAGTTTATCGTCAATGGTATCTTATAAACGCAAAAAATAAAATTTTAGGAAGACTCTCAAGTATAATTGCCCATTATTTAATGGGAAAACATAAAATTTCATATTCTCCTCATCTTGATATAGGAGATTATATTATAATTATAAATGCAAATAAAATTAAAATAACAGGAAATAAAAAAAAAGATAAAATTTATTTTAGTCATAGTGGTTATTCTGGAGGATTAAAAAAAATTTCATTTGAAAAATTAATGATAAAAGATCCTTGTAAAATAATACAACATTCTGTTAAAGGGATGTTACCTAAGAATAAAATTGGGTTATTAATGTTAAATAGATTAAAAATTTATTCAGGAATAATACATAATCATATAGCACAAAAAAATATTTTAAATATTTAA
- the rplU gene encoding 50S ribosomal protein L21 — MYAIFDSCGKQYKVIQGQTIKLEKIIGKIGDRIEFKNILIIYNKNQLNIGNPIIPGAKIIAQLMLHGKDKKIKIIKFRRRKHFRKIQGHRQLFTNIKILKIQYLV; from the coding sequence ATGTATGCTATTTTTGACAGTTGTGGTAAACAATATAAAGTAATTCAAGGACAGACTATTAAATTAGAGAAGATAATAGGCAAAATTGGAGACAGAATTGAATTTAAAAATATTTTAATAATATATAACAAAAATCAATTAAATATAGGTAATCCTATTATTCCAGGAGCAAAAATAATAGCACAATTAATGTTACATGGTAAGGATAAAAAAATTAAGATAATTAAATTTCGTAGAAGAAAACATTTTCGTAAAATACAAGGACATCGTCAATTATTTACTAATATAAAAATTCTTAAAATTCAATATCTAGTATAG